From a single Brassica napus cultivar Da-Ae chromosome C9, Da-Ae, whole genome shotgun sequence genomic region:
- the LOC106356220 gene encoding LOW QUALITY PROTEIN: epoxide hydrolase 1 (The sequence of the model RefSeq protein was modified relative to this genomic sequence to represent the inferred CDS: inserted 1 base in 1 codon; deleted 2 bases in 1 codon; substituted 1 base at 1 genomic stop codon), producing MVNLIESQKPMLYGXMKLDIEPGTTKMNFWIPKETLRIKKIKKTLNVELKKPTKDPKPAILFIHGFPAEGIMTWQFQVGSLAKKHSDYIPDLFFFGGSYSDKSDRSPAFXAHCLVKGLTDPKFLRILGVDIFFLVGFSYGGMVAFKIVEEYPEMVRAMVVSGALLAMTDTISESNLNQIGFESSEDLLLPTSVKGLKTPFALAAHKSMWFPNRLFKDYLKS from the exons aTGGTTAACTTGATCGAGTCACAAAAACCAATGTTGTATG TCATGAAGTTAGATATAGAACCAGGGAC GACGAAGATGAACTTCTGGATCCCCAAAGAAACGCTCaggataaaaaaaatc aaaaaaactCTTAACGTTGAACTCAAGAAACCTActaagg ACCCTAAACCAGCCATCTTGTTCATCCACGGCTTTCCAGCCGAAGGGATCATGACATGGCAATTCCAGGTCGGATCACTAGCCAAGAAGCACTCAGACTATATACCAgacctcttcttcttcggtgGATCCTACTCAGATAAATCGGACCGGTCACCAGCGTTTTAAGCCCATTGTTTGGTTAAGGGTCTAACTG ACCCAAAGTTTCTTCGTATCCTTGGTGTAGATATTTTTTTCCTTGTAGGGTTTAGTTACGGTGGAATGGTGGCTTTCAAGATCGTGGAAGAGTACCCTGAGATGGTTAGGGCCATGGTGGTGTCAGG GGCCCTGCTCGCAATGACCGATACGATCAGTGAGTCGAATTTGAACCAGATAGGGTTTGAGTCGTCAGAGGATCTCCTGTTACCGACTTCGGTTAAGGGACTCAAGACTCCCTTTGCCCTTGCTGCACATAAATCCATGTGGTTCCCAAACCGGCTCTTTAAGGATTACCTTAAG TCGTAA